The following coding sequences lie in one Glycine max cultivar Williams 82 chromosome 19, Glycine_max_v4.0, whole genome shotgun sequence genomic window:
- the LOC100782608 gene encoding biogenesis of lysosome-related organelles complex 1 subunit 2 — MDNMKKDETQDRKQDELAESLDGLFSSVSTMIKSELQGTNNHLELLEKMNVRVAEEYKGFGDLASGLRVFVEQLKCKSGSFNEYVEQIDNIEKQVTEFEAVVSMLDKYVVLLESRVQSVYQNKIHLPIPQ; from the exons ATGGataatatgaagaaagatgaaaCCCAAGATCGGAAGCAAGATGAACTTGCTGAATCGCTTGATGGTCTATTCAGTAGCGTTTCCACCATGATCAAATCAGAGCTTCAG GGGACAAATAATCACCTAGAGCtgttggagaagatgaatgtaaGAGTGGCAGAAGAGTACAAAGGGTTCGGTGACTTGGCTTCAGGGTTGAGGGTTTTTGTGGAGCAGTTGAAATGCAAGAGTGGTAGCTTTAACGAGTATGTTGAGCAGATTGATAACATTGAGAAGCAAGTAACTGAGTTTGAAGCTGTGGTCTCTATGCTTGATAAGTACGTTGTATTGTTGGAATCAAGAGTGCAATCTGTGTACCAAAACAAAATCCATCTTCCCATTCCACAATGA